The genomic interval ATCTGGGCATTTGTATGAGCTTGAGTTGCATGGAACATTCTGAAGCAAGGCTGTGGATCTGGATCCCTATCCCCCTTCAGAAAGCTTAACTTTCTAAATTGCTTAATGCATTGTTTCAAACTTGCTGTGACTGACAATAAAGTACCCACTCCCTTCTCACTAATGATTTTCCCTCCAGTTGCTGTGTATCGAAGAGTTGGATACACAACCCGCCGACACAACACATGATCAAGAAACATTATACCCTTAGTTATGTGTTCAATTGGGAGGCTTTCATTGTCAAGTTTGAGAAGATATTTCTGATCAAAGAACTCAATCAACTGTTTTCTCAATGTTGCTGCATCTGCCCTGGGTCCACGCACTCCAATCAAAATGTGACCCCCATATCGAATGTAATCCATCTTGCGAGTCTTATCTGGCCCACTTGTGGGAACAAATTCTGGCCAGGATGTATTTCCCTGTTCCACTTCCCCATCAGGACTGTTCCATATGACATCACTCTTCGAAGGATGATAAAACTCCTTAATTTTACCCTCAATCCAACGGTCCAATTCATCAAGGCATATGTTAGCCAACAGCGGACTAAGGATTCCACAATGCCCCCAAGATGGAAGCTTTGCTGCCTCCTCGGGTGCAAATCCAAAAAAAGTCTCCAACCAATAAGGATCAGGCTTTGGCTCATCTTCTGCTAACACTCTCTTCTTTTGATACTTCctcttctttgttttcttcttctcaCCTTCATCAACCCGGCTTGTGATCACAGGTGTAACCAGTGCTGCCTTTATTAAGTCAATCACCTTCTTATCTCTGACATCCCTCATCAATGCATTAATCACCATGCCCACCTTCATTCCATCCAATATTGTGCTCACATCCCCCTTTATATACCACAAATACCCTGCAAAACTCCGGCGAATGACCCGCAAGACCGTGTGAGCAGTCCTCCCGGGCCTAAATGCAAATGACTTCTGTGAGAACCGAGCCTCATAAACTGGCTCCAGAATCATAAACAAAACTTCCTGAACAATCCTATCTTGAAATGGAGTTGGTTGTGTTGTTGTCAAAATTGCTTTAATTTTCCTCTTTGATAGTGATTCATAATCAGTCTTATCCCTTGGAGAGCGAATAAAGAACTCCAACCTAGCTCCCCACTTAAATCTAGAATCGAGAACTGCATTCCGAAGAGCTAACAAGTCTTCCAGTGCTGATCTCTGTATCGCGCTTCGCGGCATGTACGAACCTGTCTCATCAGCAGATGCTTTTTGGTAAGCCAATACCCACAATTCAAATCGTCTAAGATAAGTGGTCAAATTGGTCACTGTCTTATCTGGTTCTCGATAATTTTCTATCCACATTTGCGAGCAAACAGAAACTCCATCTTCTTTTATCAAGGTGGACGGGTCATCAGGGTCTGGAACTCTCCGCGGCATCGACGCCGCAAAGGAGAACGCCCGAAATAACACAAACCCATTAATTCTATGGCGTACAAGAGTGTTTTGGCTGCCCAATGAGGCCGTATTGAAATGAAAAACCCTGGGATTCGTAAATATCCGATGACTGATAATGGCAATGCTCCGATGCATCTGGGGATCTACAACTCACTAATTTATGACATTTCTAGCTAGGTATGAGCAACTGTACAATAAATTACCAGAGAGGACGCTAGATAAGGCCCGGAAATGCTATGCCGCTGAGTTCAAACTGGTTTTTTATTCAAACAGACAGTGACAAATTGGGTTATACAACAGGGTTTGAGCTCTTACAGTAGTTGAAACCTCATCATTGCATTCAGACTCATCTGGAGATCGACATGTGAGAGTCTAGAACTGCTTTGGTTTTTCCTGTCCGCCTGGAAAAACAACGTACAGCGCAGTTCGAGTGGAAAGGCTCGACCATGTATGAGCGGCCTTGCCCTAATGTCTAAAACAGTAAAACccttcatttaaaaaaataaaaaataaaaaataaaaaataaaaaataaaagaaaaggcaAAAATCTAAAACCCATCCCGCATAATCTcgtttgtatttttatattttgtatagtattttatattttatttttgtttttctataatttaaaaataaattataaaaatatatttatttatattattaattttcttATTGCCTATTTTcagctattttaaaaaaaattaaaaattaaattttatgattttagttgttttgacaacttgttgctataaattttaatattcatacacagtatttaaaattaaattattccttttatacatttttaaatttaaacaaaattaaatgatcatatgaatttaaatataattaaaaaataaatatacataaatttcaaaaaatgataaaaagtcaattacaaaatgcttttattatttttcaattgtcatgtcaataaaatttttattgtaaagtaaaatttgaaaatagaacaattaagtaagataattgtaataaactgtatttttattattgtacttttttaaatgtatattatttgtagttttattattttattcatatttttataatataatttgATTTAAACATGaaaattatcatttttaattaaatttttcatttgtattatttttataaatattaacaaaataggttgctagtttcttatttttaatttctatttttggttttCGCTTCTAGTTTTTGTTTCACTAATTTTTAATAGTGATACCAAAAGTGTAATAACCATACCCTTTAGGCCAAGGCAAATTTAAACTACTTTGATAAATTAGCATAACTTGTTGTCAACACTAAGACCTACTATTAAGTCTAAAATTGTGGTTCTAAGGATTGAGAGTTTTGGAGGAATAGTGCCTTGGTGAAGCAAGACATTGAAGACACTCAGAAAATTTATGACCAGGAGAAGAGGTCTTCATTTAGCCAATCCGGATCAGCTAGAAAGAAGCCAAAAGTCTCTCCAATAGCACAACAAAGTGCTCAAATTAGTGGCCCCTTTTGTAGGGTCATAAGGAAGACATATAAAGAGGGAGTGTCCTACCTCTCAATTCCTATGATACTACAAAGAAAGCAACAACCAGCAACTCAATTCCCTCGTCCTTGACCTTATCAACCATATCCTTCCCTAGGGTTGAGTTTTCCTCGAAATTTAGCACAACCAACCCAGTTGGATGCTCCTAGAAAACCATTTAAGGTTGAAGCTTCATATAAAGGAAATGGGAAGAAGTTAGGGAATACGGCTCAAGGAAATTTTATGCCATTGCACCACCCCAACATGGGCATTATGGAGAGCAACCAAATGAGGAGGCATGTAATGCTATGGTGGCTGGTATGATTCTGTTAACAACACTTGGGCAAGGGTTTTGTTTGATTACGATTCTACATATTCCTACAATCCTTTGCTAATATGTTGTGTTTAGAATCTGAACACTTGAGTAATGTCCTGTGTGTTGTTTAACCTGTGGAAAAAAACGATAAATATGAACAAAATATTCCAAAATTGCATTATACATATTGATGGACATGATTTCCTAGTTGACTTATTAATCATGGATCTTATGTATTATGACGTAATCCTAGGAATGGAGTGGTTATTTGTTTATTATGCACTTGTTGATTGTTTCAAAAAGAAAGTAGTACTTAATGATCCAAATGGAGCGATAGTTTCCTTCCATGGAGACCAAACTAAGAAGCACTCATGTTTGATATCTAGGTTGCTTGAGAAAGGATGAAATTTTGGCAAATGTATGGGGTTTGTAGCAGTAATGTAAAAAAGCACACAAGTTAATAAAACCCGAGCAACTTTGCCCATAGTTGATAAATTTCCaaacattttcataaataatttaccAGGTTTGTCTTCAAAGCAAGAGATTGAGTTTATTATTGATTTAGTGTCGAGGATGGAACCTATATTAACTGCCCCATATAGAATGACTATAGCTGAACTAAGCGAACTTAAGGTGCAACTAAAACATCTCCTCGACAAGGGATTTATTCAACCTAGTATATCAACATGGGGCGCACCCGTGTTATTTGTTAAGAAACATTATGGGTCCTTACAACTATGCATCGAGTATAGGAAGTTGAATAGGGTTATTATCAAGAGTTGGTATCTACTTCCAAGAATTGATGAactatttgattaattggtaggGTCCCAATATTTTACAAAGATTAACCCGTGACTTGGTTATCATCAACTAAGAATTTGGGAATCAAACATCCCAAATACGACATTTCGTACACGATATGGTCCTTAAAAGTTTATAGTGTTACTCATtagggttaccaatgcaccttcggcctttatgatatgatgaatcgaGTTTTTCAACCATACCTAGATCAATTTATTACAGTCTTTATcaatgatattttgatatattcaaAGACTAAGGAAGAACATGAACAACACTTGCAATTGGTTCTACAAACATTACGAGAGCATTAGTTATATGCAAAATGGGAGAAATATGAGTTTTAGAAAACTAGtgtgaaatttttgggtcatgtcataacCAAGGAAgggttatctattgatcattcTAAAGTTGAGGTTGCACTTAGTTGGGAGACCCTTAAAAATGTGGTTGAAATTCGTAGTTTCCTGGGTTTTGGTAGGGTATTAGCACGGGTTTGTgtagaatttttccaaaatagctATGTCATTTATTGAGTTCACAAGGAAAGGAAAACAATTTTTATGGACTGAAGAATGTGAGATGGCATTTCATGAATTAAAGCATCAATTGACAACAACCCAAATACTAGCTCTTCCAAACAATGAAGATCGTTAGGTAGTATATACAGATACTTCTTTGAATGAATagggatgtgtgttgatgcaaaaGAAAAAGGTGGTTGCATAAGGATCATAACAATTAAAGCTACATAAGCGCAATTATCTAACGCATGACTTGGAATTAGTTATAGTCGTTTTTGCATTAAAATTATGGCCTTCATGCTTGTATGgaaacaaatttgaagtgtatTTAGACCATAAAAGCTTTAAATATCTCTTCACTCATAAGGATTTGAACCAAAGCAAAGGCGATGGACGGAGTGTTTGGAATATTATGATTTTGAACTCCATTATCATCCAGGTAAGGCAAAAGTTGTAGCAGATGCACTAAGTAGGAAGTCCTGACATACATCGGCAAACTTGAAAATTCAAAGGTGGAAGATGTTGGAGACAATAGATTCTTCTAACTTCTAGACGACCCTTTAATGAAATAAGGTTTGTATTTGTAATTTAAGGGCATGACCAATTTTGTTGGAGCAAATTATCAAAGGACAAGGACAGGAACCTCAATTTCATAAAATATCGAGAGGTATAAAGGAGGGTACACAAACTAAAGGATGGACAAAATCTTTTGATGGAGGACTTCGTTATTTGGGTAGGCTTTGTGTTCCGCGTGATTTGAAAAAGGAAGTCTTGCGGGAAGCACATTATTCTAGATATATAATCCATCATAgcagcactaagatgtatagaGATTTAAAAACACAATTCTAGTGAGCAAGTATGAAGAATGACATAAAAGAACTTGTGACAAAATCCCTAACTAGTCAACAAGTGAAAATGGAATATCAAAAGTTTGTGAGTTTATTACAACCATTACTAGTAGCATAATGAAAGTGGGATGAGATAACAATAGATTTTGTTCCAGGGTTGCCAAAGACTACTCGTGGTTATGATACCGTGTGGGTTATTGTGGATAGATTAACAAAATCAGCTCATTTTTTGCCCATCAAAATTTTAGTTTCACTCAGAAGGTTAAGTCAGTTGTATATAAAAGAAACTGTATGATTGCATAAGATTTCATTATCCATCGTCTCAGATAGAGATCCAAGTTTTACCGCTTAATTTTGGCAAAGTTTTCAGAAGGCTACATAATTAAAATTCAGCATTGCctatcattttaaaatatatggTCAATTTAAAGGGGTAATTCAAATTTTAAAGGATATCCTGAGGGCTTGCATTCTAGACTTCAAAGGCAGTTGGAATGAGCATCTACTCTTGGTAGAACTTGCCTACAACAATAGTTTATAATCAAGTATAAATATGCCATCAACTTATAgtatgataaataaataaataaaaccagcAGCTGTCTTGCTAGCCTCCAAAATAGTAGACCCTtgctgtaacgccccgaacccttaaactcaaGTCCgtcgcgttatacctaataatccataatcaacatatacgcagcagaaaacatatacataatcttcatataacataataccagagtttactaattttaactataatccataataaatcattcatcacctgcagtttcataaatctatataactcccaaaatatttcagtattttcacaatcattccttactcaacagccttaaaacataaagacataaaacataaatatttacattgcccaaaattaatatagaaatatacaattttttttttctatttcccaataatgctataaaaacctcgagctctcaaagttcgatcttgaaaaaatcttgaaaaaaaaaatacatttatagttgggtgagacacatctcagtaagaaaagaaataatatattaaaacagtgtgtggctaacatgagtttatataacaacataacatttaacatttgaaaatcgttaacacaatttctgaaatcattttatgAACCTAACCAAGCACATGCAAaaaatttaacccacgagattacccatgGATAAGGGtaattacccgctcatacaagtagcacccctctgttctgatacctaggcaacccaaaggtcacaactaaagcataccagggcactcacctaactcagtaagcccttaagttataaattgatctcgtactcacacagttcatacaaaagtttatcggcaaaggctcccaagaatagagaaatctacccgcccatacaagtaatttccctctgccctagcacgttattcagcctactgctacacctgatacaactagggcactcgcctttctcagcaagccctggggcgaagagtttgtctcgtccaaacgtaacatgttctactagtataaatactactaataccataatacattattctttatgtcattgttcaaccattcacttatgttcatgttcataactttaacatttcactttaagtgactctttctcattttacattattcacatttcacatttcatttccatttcattcatttcccttttcatttcatttcatttcatacccaacatctttcaactgttttacccaacatatttccgccttagtgagactaaggcttggttttgttgttgtttgttgtgtTGTttatttcagctgtcatacatttacccaacatctttcaattgttttacccaacatttttcagctgttacacatttacttaacatctttcagttgttttacccaacatctttcaactgtttatatggttgcattaacatacacaagcaatatagtccatatcatgttttattcacaatgcattacttagtTAAcatgtatctcatacatttaatatatatttgcacagaatctcatgtcacacagtttagcaataaaattcatacattgtctgtaaaatacgtcaaccaacatttaatgtttatatacctaaaatacctttcattccttacataattaccctgaaaatatttttttactttcatcagttcattttcgcatatacatatttaataaacaatcctaaactcgaaaaaaaatataatttaaatagttggcattttaaactcatactgaaatatatgcatgtatatataacacaatttattttttattaaattcataaaaattctgatttaatatatattttccccttacccggtttcttgaattacgccaacaaggaccccgaaAAAATATTTGCgtcgctcacccagaccctgaataaaaaatcctaattccattaaattaatcctaaataaaatattattttaatacttctcagacccttaaatacccaataaataattatacccttaaatatagtcaaattaccaaaattttcaaatctcactctcgctttggagtagggtctaaaaAACCCCagttgaaaaattacctacgccaaaatgacgacgacgatgactaggaccctgtggtggtgcctCTGATCGTCGATTAAATGgcagatttaatgagaaattgagaaataaagaaaaagTTGTCTTACCTCAAgaatggtgcctacgtcgctcctacgacaaatccgctccagtagaaatgtcggtgacgaAGTTTgaaatccaacgacaccttctgtttctTGATCAGTGCTCGTTAGActgacgaaattgaggagagagagagagagagaggtagagaCGGAGACGAAGAGGCAAGGTGGCGAGTGAGCTGGGCGCCTATAACTTTCCTTCTTCCAGAAGCTTTCAAGCTTCAGGAAGTTacttttatcatatatataatgttattatattatactattaaattaataataattattaattaattaattaatttttatttttaattaattaattttattattattattattattcacatttccatgttttttttcataccatttctttttacttgtttatctaatacattaatttaataatatttaactactaattgattaataattttaattaattaattttaattttttttctcaggttattatatttttaaacagttggcattttactcaTACATTGCCTTTAAAATacgccaaccaacatttaacgtttatatacctaaaatacctttcattccttacataattaccctgaaaatatttttccactttcattagttcattttcgcacatacatatctaataaacaatcctaaactcgaaaaaaatataatttaaatagttggcattttaaacttataccgaaacatatacacgtatatagaacataatttatttttcattaaattcataaaaattctgatttaatatatattttttcccttacctggtttcttgaattacgacAATAGGGATCTTGAAAAAATACCTATGGCGCTCACctagaccctgaatcaaaaatcttaattttattaaattaatcctaaataaaatattattttaatacttcctaggcccttaaatacccaataaataattatgcccttaaatatagtcaaattaccaaaattttcaaatcccactctcgctttggagtaaagcctaaaaaaccctaattgaaaaattacctacgccaaaatggtGACAACTAGGACCCCGCAGTGGTACATAATCGTCGATTAAATGAcaaatttaacgagaaattgagaaattaggaaaaatttgtCTTACCCCAAAAATGGTGCCTACGTCGATCCCACAACAAATCCACTCCAATAAAAATGTCGGTGGcaaagttaggaatccaacggcaccttccgtttcttgATCGACGCTCGTTGGGctgacgaaattgaggagagagagagagagaggcagagacggagatggagaggCAAGGTGGCGGGTGAGCTGGGCGCCTGCAACTTTCCTTCTTCCTGAAGCTTGAAAGCTTCAGGAAGTTacttttatcatatatatatatatatatatataatgttattaTATCAtactattaaattaataattattattatttaattaatttaatttaattttttatttttaaattaattaaataattttatttttattttattattattattattattattatttacatttccATGTTTTTTCTCTTACCATTTCTTTTTAATTGTTTATCTAATAcaataatttaataatgtttaactaattaattaattaattttaattttttttctcgtGTTATTACACTTGCTGCCATCTACtgagagcataataaataaataaaactagtACTAGTCTTGTCAGCTTCCAAAATAATAGACCCTTATTGCCATCAGCTattaacataataaataaaaccAGCAACTGTTTTGCTAGCCTCTAGAACAGTAGATACCTGGCTagactgtaacgacctgctatttattttcctattctatttttttttatatactatgaaattataatgctctgatacctactagattaaaccaaaccatcaacttaagcagcgagaagcagaatttatataaacacaatcaagtaAATATGCAATaccaaaatactaaaatgttcccaaaatatacatatacgactatttcccaaaataccctcaactgggctagggctatacaaaaatactccctaaaatactcactctactgacagggcggTACTGAAACCCCTttacctgcgagcctaatctgctcgcttgactggatcacctaaaaaatattaatttaatggaatgagacgacgctcagtaagacgtaATATACttttactagtgtgtggcaatgagttacaatactaagaaaatctgtttctatataatcatgtacaactgaatctgtaaatgcaGAACAAGAAATATAAACCACCCCCCTTTTTTCATGTTGCTTaatatatctgtattttaggtttctatacataatacttttaatatatatatatatatatatatatgtgtgtgtgtgtgtgtgtgtgtatttgctatttttgtgaaactgtacatacataataataactgaaaacttccctagatggataactatatgtcatgatttaacccctcatgacagggttgtgcgacccataggcgggatctatcctggttggccaaccaagataaaccactatactcggtcagtctaatcagccctcctcaactcatatctgatggggagtctgtccactcgtgggcacTATACGATTGACTTACatatcacgtattatctgaataggtggttgcattctatattgtatataactacggtaccgtgctctgtaaactgtatttgtaatggtccatcagggtatgatactatataatatatctctatatacaactatttgttttaccatgattctataataactgtatcaaccatgatgttgtagtaaaatgtatctatatcaattgtgtttctgaaattaactgtaaatttgtatgtcatggtattgtaaactgtataatcatggtattctgtaattgctataaaacatatccactatctgtatattatgtaaaacataactctgaaaaatactataaaacatgtttctgtactatatgtatattctcaagtcacacagtaatttaaaacatattattcataattgataaactgtataaagttcggTTGTGAATAATAacatggtaaaaatatacatttcatactgaaaattaTTATAGAAttgtctagcataacatatttcccttacctaactcctgctaaaatcccctactgtaaTAGGTCTTACATCCgaagggttctccactcaacaccttgaaaaccatatatctcagagcaaaatattactatttctatgtctacagcatttccta from Malania oleifera isolate guangnan ecotype guangnan chromosome 9, ASM2987363v1, whole genome shotgun sequence carries:
- the LOC131164967 gene encoding nuclear intron maturase 2, mitochondrial isoform X1; the encoded protein is MHRSIAIISHRIFTNPRVFHFNTASLGSQNTLVRHRINGFVLFRAFSFAASMPRRVPDPDDPSTLIKEDGVSVCSQMWIENYREPDKTVTNLTTYLRRFELWVLAYQKASADETGSYMPRSAIQRSALEDLLALRNAVLDSRFKWGARLEFFIRSPRDKTDYESLSKRKIKAILTTTQPTPFQDRIVQEVLFMILEPVYEARFSQKSFAFRPGRTAHTVLRVIRRSFAGYLWYIKGDVSTILDGMKVGMVINALMRDVRDKKVIDLIKAALVTPVITSRVDEGEKKKTKKRKYQKKRVLAEDEPKPDPYWLETFFGFAPEEAAKLPSWGHCGILSPLLANICLDELDRWIEGKIKEFYHPSKSDVIWNSPDGEVEQGNTSWPEFVPTSGPDKTRKMDYIRYGGHILIGVRGPRADAATLRKQLIEFFDQKYLLKLDNESLPIEHITKGIMFLDHVLCRRVVYPTLRYTATGGKIISEKGVGTLLSVTASLKQCIKQFRKLSFLKGDRDPDPQPCFRMFHATQAHTNAQMNKFLSTMVEWYRFADNRKKIVNFCSYIVRGSLAKLYAAKYKLRSRAKVYKIGSRNLARPLKDKKGQSPEFHDLLRMGLVESIDGIQYTRMSLVPETDYTPFPSTWRPDHEKALLEYIMLDDPKTLEEQQSCLKEQGLISPQDYISMLVWNYKRNAITKDQLFLTENGESDIESDKGLLLDSNIENYDDRTKEDEANEEGFHVAEIFFSAV
- the LOC131164967 gene encoding nuclear intron maturase 2, mitochondrial isoform X2; this translates as MHRSIAIISHRIFTNPRVFHFNTASLGSQNTLVRHRINGFVLFRAFSFAASMPRRVPDPDDPSTLIKEDGVSVCSQMWIENYREPDKTVTNLTTYLRRFELWVLAYQKASADETGSYMPRSAIQRSALEDLLALRNAVLDSRFKWGARLEFFIRSPRDKTDYESLSKRKIKAILTTTQPTPFQDRIVQEVLFMILEPVYEARFSQKSFAFRPGRTAHTVLRVIRRSFAGYLWYIKGDVSTILDGMKVGMVINALMRDVRDKKVIDLIKAALVTPVITSRVDEGEKKKTKKRKYQKKRVLAEDEPKPDPYWLETFFGFAPEEAAKLPSWGHCGILSPLLANICLDELDRWIEGKIKEFYHPSKSDVIWNSPDGEVEQGNTSWPEFVPTSGPDKTRKMDYIRYGGHILIGVRGPRADAATLRKQLIEFFDQKYLLKLDNESLPIEHITKGIMFLDHVLCRRVVYPTLRYTATGGKIISEKGVGTLLSVTASLKQCIKQFRKLSFLKGDRDPDPQPCFRMFHATQAHTNAQMNKFLSTMVEWYRFADNRKKIVNFCSYIVRGSLAKLYAAKYKLRSRAKVYKIGSRNLARPLKDKKGQSPEFHDLLRMGLVESIDGIQYTRMSLVPETDYTPFPSTWRPDHEKALLEYIMLDDPKTLEEQQSCLKEQGLISPQDYISMLVWNYKRNAITKDQLFLTENGESDIESDKGLLLDSNIENYDDRTKEDEANEEGFHVAEMI